A region of Paenibacillus sp. JNUCC-31 DNA encodes the following proteins:
- a CDS encoding MarR family winged helix-turn-helix transcriptional regulator, with amino-acid sequence MPNKEDNRELSLQLFVVLARAYNSVTSRSNRDIQSHGLNTTEFGVLDLLYHKGPQALQKIGEKVLMSSGNITYVVDKLQNKNLLFRRASKEDRRVIYAELTEEGRHLFTQIFPQHHQVIIDAVDGLEPSEKADAIRLLKKLGLAAEGKTDLRK; translated from the coding sequence ATGCCGAACAAGGAGGACAATCGGGAACTGTCTTTACAATTATTTGTGGTTCTCGCCCGCGCTTATAATTCCGTAACATCCAGGTCCAACCGGGATATCCAGAGTCATGGTCTAAATACGACTGAATTTGGCGTACTTGATTTGTTATATCATAAAGGACCTCAGGCCTTGCAAAAGATCGGTGAAAAAGTGTTAATGTCCAGCGGAAATATCACGTATGTTGTGGACAAGTTGCAGAATAAAAACTTGCTCTTTCGCCGGGCGTCCAAGGAAGACAGGCGTGTTATATACGCTGAATTGACGGAGGAAGGAAGACATTTATTTACACAAATCTTTCCTCAGCACCATCAGGTGATTATTGATGCAGTGGATGGGCTGGAACCATCCGAAAAGGCTGATGCGATTCGCTTATTAAAGAAGCTTGGACTCGCTGCTGAGGGGAAAACTGACTTGCGCAAATAG
- a CDS encoding ATP-binding protein, translating into MSNEHGEHGEIESLRRTIEQLSDQIIRSKEQEERILGQFSEMNNELVTLQRLLSKNNASLEAARSEAVAAGESKSSFIAVISHDFRTPLNGILGMAELLQMSPLTDEQQKSVSVIQEAARMLLKLIQDLLDLSKLEAGQMRLEIAEVNLESIFNTILRMLEPKVRKNGNQLSLDYDPRICTVLEGDSTRITQVLMNLIQNANKFTTEGAVRIRVALVKECEAAQHIRFEVEDTGIGIAEEDQKTLFQPYTQTERGRSKEYEGTGLGLSICSSLVTLMNGQIGVLSQEGQGSTFWFEIPLGKTEHSKATSGDDENHSQESQDQTENPIPVSILLADDNVINRQVVLMQLKKLGITQVDSVSNGEEAVAAFLSKKYSLILMDNMMPMMDGLEATRKIRAMEQDEMRHPIPVIAMTGNVMDGEKDKCLAAGMNDFIGKPFTLETLDNMIQKWIHSSESEEVLNMTIVSEIAELSSEGDPTLLGMLLNMYRDETPGKIEVLRRHIMSGNHVAAAKSAHDLKSGSLSLGIEYLSTLFAKIEQFAKEGQSMKAEPLLDVLLPAYMEACSALEEVNNNR; encoded by the coding sequence ATGTCTAATGAACACGGCGAGCACGGCGAGATAGAATCATTGCGTAGAACGATTGAACAGTTATCCGATCAGATCATCCGCAGCAAAGAGCAGGAAGAGCGAATTCTGGGTCAGTTCTCAGAGATGAATAATGAATTGGTTACTCTGCAGCGCTTGCTTTCCAAAAATAATGCCAGTCTTGAAGCGGCAAGAAGTGAAGCGGTGGCAGCAGGTGAGTCCAAAAGTTCGTTCATTGCAGTCATCAGTCACGATTTTCGGACTCCGCTGAACGGTATTCTGGGCATGGCGGAGTTGCTGCAGATGTCTCCTCTGACGGATGAACAGCAAAAATCGGTTTCTGTTATTCAGGAGGCCGCCAGAATGCTTCTTAAACTGATTCAAGACCTTCTGGACCTCTCCAAACTGGAGGCGGGACAGATGCGACTTGAGATAGCTGAAGTGAACCTGGAATCCATATTCAACACTATTCTTCGTATGCTAGAACCGAAAGTGAGAAAGAACGGAAATCAATTGTCGCTCGATTATGATCCCCGCATCTGTACTGTACTTGAAGGTGATTCTACCCGCATTACTCAGGTTTTGATGAATCTGATTCAGAATGCAAACAAGTTTACGACTGAAGGAGCTGTACGGATCCGGGTAGCCCTCGTCAAAGAGTGTGAGGCAGCCCAGCATATAAGATTTGAGGTTGAAGACACAGGCATTGGTATTGCTGAAGAGGATCAGAAAACGTTATTCCAACCCTACACGCAGACGGAGCGAGGGCGCTCCAAGGAGTATGAGGGAACTGGCTTGGGATTGTCGATTTGCAGTTCGTTGGTTACCTTAATGAATGGGCAAATCGGTGTGCTAAGTCAGGAAGGGCAGGGATCTACGTTCTGGTTCGAGATTCCGCTTGGCAAGACGGAGCATAGTAAAGCAACTTCAGGAGATGACGAGAACCACTCTCAGGAGAGTCAGGATCAGACTGAAAACCCTATTCCTGTGTCCATCCTGCTTGCAGACGATAACGTCATTAATAGGCAAGTGGTGCTGATGCAACTCAAAAAGCTCGGCATTACCCAAGTGGATTCTGTTTCAAACGGGGAAGAAGCTGTCGCTGCTTTCCTCAGCAAAAAGTATAGCCTGATTCTGATGGATAATATGATGCCGATGATGGATGGGCTGGAGGCGACACGCAAAATCAGAGCCATGGAACAGGATGAAATGCGTCATCCCATTCCGGTAATCGCCATGACAGGAAATGTGATGGATGGAGAGAAGGACAAATGTCTTGCAGCTGGAATGAATGATTTTATTGGCAAACCCTTTACGCTGGAAACGCTGGACAACATGATTCAGAAATGGATACATTCGTCCGAGTCCGAAGAGGTGCTGAATATGACTATCGTGAGTGAGATTGCGGAGTTAAGCAGTGAGGGTGATCCAACCCTGCTTGGCATGTTGCTGAATATGTACCGCGACGAAACACCGGGCAAAATCGAAGTACTGCGGCGACATATCATGTCTGGCAATCACGTAGCTGCAGCGAAGTCTGCTCATGATCTGAAATCTGGGAGCCTAAGCCTTGGCATTGAATATCTATCCACGTTGTTTGCCAAAATCGAGC
- a CDS encoding cobalamin B12-binding domain-containing protein: MTHQEVGEHLLKQAEVLADKITEKQYALQPDLMKRFGENGRMRTKQDCLYSLNYLAESVLVKSPNLFNHYISWLKVLLAGYNVSTEDLAINLKLIKQTVEEEIDNPSKGLVLDYLDTGIFRMEQTETLPSYINDAMPYGVAAKSYLRALLDSDRKEAARIIEAQLEDGAAIRDMYRYIFQPVQYEIGRLWQHNHISVGQEHFCTAATQAIMSRLYPRWLTDACQEKKMVAACVGSEQHEIGLRMLTDVFEMEGWDTYYLGANVPNGSIVEAIERHRGDVVAISVTMTYHLHLAKELIQFIRNHPATAHVKIMVGGYPFNIDQELWRTIGADGYAPGADEAVEVAEHLLTQPSTVHAMGMIRD, encoded by the coding sequence ATGACTCATCAAGAAGTCGGAGAACACTTATTGAAGCAGGCAGAGGTCTTGGCTGACAAAATAACGGAGAAGCAGTATGCTTTGCAGCCGGACCTCATGAAGCGCTTTGGCGAAAATGGACGAATGCGTACCAAACAGGATTGTTTATATAGTTTGAATTATCTGGCAGAGAGTGTACTTGTAAAGAGTCCGAATCTGTTTAACCACTATATTTCCTGGCTAAAAGTCCTTTTGGCGGGTTATAACGTATCAACCGAGGATCTGGCAATAAATCTTAAACTGATCAAACAGACCGTGGAAGAAGAAATCGACAATCCATCTAAAGGGCTTGTGCTTGATTATTTGGACACGGGCATCTTCAGAATGGAACAAACCGAGACATTACCCAGCTATATAAACGACGCTATGCCCTATGGTGTGGCAGCGAAATCGTATCTTCGAGCATTGCTGGACAGCGACCGGAAAGAGGCAGCACGTATTATTGAAGCACAATTGGAAGACGGGGCCGCCATTCGTGATATGTATCGGTACATTTTTCAGCCTGTTCAGTATGAAATTGGCCGATTGTGGCAGCACAACCACATCAGTGTGGGACAGGAGCATTTTTGTACTGCTGCGACCCAGGCGATTATGTCGCGCTTATATCCTCGTTGGTTGACGGATGCCTGTCAGGAGAAAAAGATGGTGGCAGCATGTGTAGGCAGCGAGCAACATGAGATTGGACTACGCATGCTCACAGATGTGTTCGAGATGGAAGGATGGGACACCTACTATCTGGGGGCTAATGTTCCCAATGGGAGCATAGTTGAAGCGATTGAGCGCCATCGAGGTGATGTGGTTGCGATTTCAGTTACCATGACGTATCATCTTCATCTTGCAAAAGAACTTATCCAATTCATTCGTAATCATCCTGCAACGGCACATGTGAAAATTATGGTAGGGGGTTACCCCTTTAATATTGATCAGGAGTTATGGAGAACGATTGGGGCAGACGGGTATGCTCCAGGAGCGGATGAAGCTGTTGAAGTTGCAGAGCATCTGTTGACACAGCCATCAACCGTACACGCTATGGGCATGATTCGCGATTAG